The following are encoded together in the Humulus lupulus chromosome 5, drHumLupu1.1, whole genome shotgun sequence genome:
- the LOC133778931 gene encoding uncharacterized protein LOC133778931 encodes MEFSWYWKQIVKVKEKFKELNLTHFCPNGIYRTAEGYKALVLNHEKVSWYREVWNRTIIPKHRFILWLAVLDRLQMKDRLFRFNTTTDYLCLICGSNRETREHVFFDCHLRSSCLRKIKSWLEWKTAASTTHKLLRWIAKARLSQFRKQVLMVALAAMIYQIWWCRNEALWNQKVYTANIIVQRIQFNVKYRIRSIMPNNVQLIERTWFEKL; translated from the coding sequence ATGGAATTTAGTTGGTATTGGAAGCAAATTGTTAAAGTCAAAGAGAAGTTCAAAGAGCTTAACTTGACTCATTTCTGTCCTAATGGAATTTATAGGACAGCTGAAGGTTACAAAGCTCTTGTTCTAAATCATGAAAAAGTATCTTGGTATAGGGAAGTTTGGAATAGAACCATCATACCTAAGCATCGATTTATCTTATGGCTTGCGGTTCTAGACAGGCTACAAATGAAAGATAGGCTGTTTAGATTCAACACAACCACTGATTATCTTTGTCTTATCTGTGGTAGTAACAGAGAAACAAGAGAACATGTTTTCTTTGACTGTCATTTGAGGTCTTCTTGCTTGAGGAAAATCAAAAGCTGGCTGGAATGGAAGACAGCAGCTTCTACTACGCATAAGCTGCTGAGATGGATTGCTAAAGCCAGGTTATCTCAGTTCAGGAAACAAGTCCTTATGGTGGCGTTGGCAGCTATGATATACCAGATTTGGTGGTGTAGAAATGAGGCACTGTGGAATCAAAAAGTTTATACAGCAAATATAATTGTTCAAAGGATTCAATTTAATGTAAAGTACAGAATTAGAAGTATAATGCCTAACAATGTTCAGTTGATAGAAAGAACTTGGTTTGAGAAATTGTAA
- the LOC133780307 gene encoding transcription factor SPEECHLESS-like, with amino-acid sequence MDATLSATADFFNHDHHEFGSDDHVNNLASGDDLFSILERLEADVVDFPPLEETVGFNNGSKFESEQDQTTSSTRRLVSQKSSSSSTLQDSSEPELDTTLPRSKRLKASTTTSEEETTLNPSDGQGKMSHIAVERNRRKQMNENLTVLRSLMPCFYVKRGDQASIIGGVVDYINELQQVLQSLEAKKQRKIYTEVLSPRIVPSPRASPVILSPRKPPLSPRLTSLPNSPRTPQSSSPYKPPRLLQQTYLNSPTIPTSTTTTTTTTSGTSYSLEPSPTSSSTSSNIDNANDLFANSKSAVADVEVKFSGSNVLLKTVSPRIPGQAVKIIAALEDLSLEILKVNINTVDETMLNHSFTIKIGIECQLSAEELAHQIQQTFC; translated from the exons ATGGATGCTACTTTATCTGCCACCGCAGACTTTTTTAATCACGACCATCATGAGTTTGGTTCCGACGATCATGTCAACAACTTAGCTTCTGGAGACGATCTTTTCAGTATCCTCGAGCGCTTAGAGGCCGATGTGGTGGATTTTCCTCCGTTGGAAGAAACCGTCGGTTTCAATAATGGATCGAAATTCGAAAGCGAACAAGATCAAACGACGTCGTCCACAAGGAGACTGGTGTCTCAGAAATCTTCGTCGTCGAGCACTCTTCAAGACTCATCAGAACCTGAGCTTGACACTACTTTGCCAAGAAGCAAAAGGTTGAAGGCCTCAACGACGACGTCGGAGGAGGAAACGACACTCAACCCATCAGATGGGCAAGGGAAGATGTCTCACATAGCTGTTGAACGAAACCGGAGAAAACAAATGAATGAAAATTTGACTGTTTTGCGTTCTCTCATGCCTTGCTTCTATGTCAAGCGA GGAGACCAAGCATCAATTATTGGTGGGGTAGTCGACTACATCAACGAGCTGCAGCAAGTTTTACAGTCTTTAGAGgccaaaaaacaaaggaaaatttACACTGAAGTGTTGAGCCCTAGAATAGTTCCGAGTCCAAGAGCTTCACCAGTGATTCTTAGCCCTAGAAAACCACCTCTAAGCCCTCGGCTTACGAGCTTACCAAATAGCCCAAGAACCCCTCAGTCAAGTAGCCCATACAAACCACCAAGGCTTCTTCAACAAACCTATCTTAACTCACCCACCATacctactagtactactactactactaccactacttctggTACTAGTTATTCTCTTGAACCCTCTCCAACATCGTCTTCCACTTCCTCCAATATTGACAACGCCAATGATCTTTTCGCCAACTCCAAGTCCGCCGTGGCCGACGTGGAGGTCAAATTTTCTGGGTCAAATGTTCTTCTAAAGACGGTATCTCCTAGGATTCCAGGACAAGCTGTGAAGATAATTGCTGCTCTTGAAGACCTTTCACTCGAAATTCTTAAAGTCAATATCAACACTGTTGACGAAACCATGCTTAATCATTCCTTCACCATTAAG ATTGGAATTGAATGCCAACTTAGTGCGGAGGAACTCGCTCACCAAATCCAGCAAACATTctgctaa